One window from the genome of Perca flavescens isolate YP-PL-M2 chromosome 17, PFLA_1.0, whole genome shotgun sequence encodes:
- the znhit2 gene encoding zinc finger HIT domain-containing protein 2, whose amino-acid sequence MNPIIRRRLPPSVRSLLTDIGPKEEWTDTEPDTVTRDGVLLPSRVAATQEVFLTAAKTQEEEDGSNARRSAVCMLCKCKPSCYTCPRCNLHYCGLACYQSPDHSLCSEEFYKESVLQELKNMGKTESEGRNKMQEILVGLRQKAEKTDGGMESLLKDAGIVSDDDADEGAGEATEKVQVVELLSRLAELQQSGEESATEIEAILRKLEEIGEGQLLHGDIDVGAEGAEGELDLADRLSGLNIDKLSEEELWEVLNSKEKEMFMGLVKDGALGGLVPLWKPWWEEHEDGGRALVEVLKEEASKLEKEDSTTMNEQEVDDEVKTSQEMVQSHTIIHRGKSATKLRQIKGGNKKETSKAKGSSTYPSVPQISAKIPKLSSLCANPSPLVCYGLVNALFGYTFTLCLFNNDTDSLLFEFCDMILALSEALNSSRVFNSVQEALDGGETLILGGGYLDKDDPLAPARAVEAIAHIMTGRDRKDATGYCLAALSQLRSVLSQARTALSKEGEEGARRQKYFLASKKCEFFQAWVLDNAHRIRRLAIELWNEHSKRESVRSSMEEAKTVVDKNLKKGKNKVNSKLIEELS is encoded by the coding sequence ATGAATCCAATAATTAGACGGAGACTTCCTCCGTCTGTCAGGAGTCTTCTGACAGATATCGGTCCAAAGGAGGAGTGGACTGACACAGAGCCCGACACAGTGACCAGGGACGGGGTTCTGCTCCCGTCTAGAGTAGCTGCTACACAAGAGGTGTTTCTTACGGCAGCCAAAACCCAAGAGGAAGAGGATGGTAGTAACGCCAGAAGAAGTGCAGTCTGCATGTTGTGTAAATGTAAGCCCTCTTGTTACACCTGCCCTCGGTGTAACCTACATTACTGTGGCTTAGCTTGCTACCAGAGCCCAGATCACTCCTTGTGCTCGGAGGAGTTTTACAAGGAGTCCGTTCTACAGGAGCTGAAGAATATGGGGAAAACAGAAAGTGAAGGGAGAAATAAAATGCAGGAGATTCTTGTGGGACTCAGACAAAAGGCGGAAAAGACAGATGGGGGGATGGAAAGTTTGTTGAAGGATGCTGGTATTGTGTCAGATGATGACGCAGATGAAGGGGCAGGAGAGGCAACGGAGAAAGTGCAGGTTGTGGAGCTCCTTTCCAGGTTAGCAGAGCTTCAACAGTCTGGAGAAGAGAGTGCAACAGAGATTGAGGCTATTTTGAGAAAACTTGAAGAGATTGGAGAAGGGCAGCTGCTGCATGGAGACATAGATGTGGGCGCTGAAGGAGCAGAAGGGGAGCTGGACTTGGCTGATCGGCTCTCAGGACTGAATATTGACAAACTTTCAGAAGAGGAGCTGTGGGAAGTTCTCAACAGTAAAGAGAAAGAGATGTTTATGGGTCTGGTAAAGGATGGAGCTCTTGGCGGGCTGGTTCCCCTGTGGAAGCCGTGGTGGGAGGAGCatgaggatggagggagagcacTGGTGGAGGTGCTTAAGGAGGAAGCGAGCAAACTTGAGAAGGAAGATTcaacaactatgaatgaacaggAAGTTGATGATGAAGTCAAGACATCACAAGAAATGGTTCAGAGTCACACAATCATTCATCGGGGAAAGTCAGCTACAAAGTTGAGACAGATTAAAGGaggaaacaaaaaggaaacCAGCAAGGCAAAGGGAAGTTCAACCTATCCCAGTGTCCCTCAAATTTCTGCAAAAATTCCAAAGTTGAGTTCCTTATGTGCAAACCCATCTCCCCTTGTTTGCTATGGTTTGGTCAATGCACTTTTTGGCTACACCTTCACCCTGTGCCTGTTTAACAATGACACTGATTCACTGTTGTTTGAGTTCTGTGACATGATTCTTGCTCTGTCTGAGGCACTGAACTCCAGCAGGGTGTTCAACTCTGTCCAAGAGGCCTTAGACGGTGGAGAAACTCTCATTTTGGGTGGAGGTTACCTCGACAAGGATGATCCTCTTGCCCCAGCAAGGGCGGTGGAAGCCATAGCTCACATCATGACTGGCCGAGACAGAAAGGATGCTACAGGATACTGCCTAGCAGCCTTGAGTCAGCTTCGCTCAGTGCTCTCCCAGGCCAGAACAGCCCTTTCtaaagagggagaggaaggagcAAGGAGACAGAAGTACTTCCTGGCAAGCAAGAAGTGTGAATTCTTTCAAGCTTGGGTATTGGACAATGCACACAGGATTCGTAGACTAGCTATTGAGTTGTGGAACGAACACAGTAAAAGAGAGAGTGTTAGGAGCAGCATGGAGGAAGCAAAGACTGTAGTTGATAAGAACTTGAAAAAAGGGAAGAACAAAGTGAATAGTAAGTTAATTGAAGAACTGAGCTAA